In a single window of the Maniola jurtina chromosome 4, ilManJurt1.1, whole genome shotgun sequence genome:
- the LOC123864819 gene encoding uncharacterized protein LOC123864819 → MKQLLLLSVLAVAHAQFPNGRILEPPVPTQCVQRVIHERFADNKGYFFSWRDPALRGVEEDWLSARNYCRQRCMDLVSLETSDENEWVKARIVQDKVKYIWTSGRLCDFKGCNRPDLLPNEINGWFWTAELQKLAPTTNRQQNDWSEGGGIGKPQPDNRELIQGGAAEHCVAILNNFYNDGVHWHDVACHHRKPFVCEENDALLKYVRYTNPNLRV, encoded by the exons ATGAAACAACTACTTTTACTATCGGTGCTAGCGGTGGCACACGCACAGTTCCCAAACGGTCGCATCCTGGAACCTCCAGTCCCTACGCAGTGTGTACAGAGGGTTATACACGAGAGATTTGCTGACA ATAAGGGCTACTTCTTCTCATGGCGGGACCCAGCGTTGCGCGGTGTAGAGGAAGATTGGCTCAGCGCAAGGAACTACTGTCGTCAGCGCTGCATGGACCTCGTCTCCTTGGAGACCAGCGACGAGAATGAGTGGGTGAAAGCGCGTATTGTGCAAGATAAG GTAAAATACATCTGGACATCGGGTCGTCTCTGCGACTTCAAGGGCTGCAACAGACCTGATCTGCTACCGAACGAAATCAACGGCTGGTTCTGGACTGCCGAACTGCAGAAGCTGGCTCCCACCACCAATAGACAGCAAAACGACTGGTCAGAAGGCGGCGGTATTGGCAAACCACAGCCTGACAATAGG gaGCTGATCCAAGGAGGTGCAGCGGAACATTGTGTAGCGATTCTAAACAATTTCTACAACGACGGGGTACATTGGCATGACGTTGCCTGCCACCATCGCAAGCCTTTCGTCTGTGAAGAAAACGACGCGCTTCTAAAATACGTCCGATACACCAACCCTAATCTGCGAGTTtaa
- the LOC123864826 gene encoding peptidyl-prolyl cis-trans isomerase NIMA-interacting 4: protein MPPKSSDKGKSKSAAGGKSAGETKETAAKEKKGGTAVKVRHILCEKQSKCLEALEKLKAGQKFPDVAAAYSEDKARQGGDLGWMTRGSMVGPFQDAAFALPISSVTNPKYTDPPIKTKFGYHIIMVEGKK, encoded by the exons ATGCCACCTAAATCATCAGAcaaaggaaaatcaaaaagtgccgCTGGAGGAAAATCAGCTGGTGAAACGAAAG AAACTGCAGCAAAGGAGAAAAAAGGCGGGACAGCTGTCAAAGTTAGACACATATTGTGCGAAAAACAATCCAAGTGCTTAGAAGCTTTGGAGAAATTGAAAGCAGGTCAAAAATTCCCTGATGTAGCGGCTGCTTACAGTGAAGACAAGGCGAGGCAAGGCGGGGACCTCGGCTGGATGACTCGTGGGTCGATGGTCGGCCCCTTCCAGGATGCTGCATTTGCCTTGCCTATATCATCAGTCACGAACCCAAAATACACAGATCCTCCCATCAAAACCAAGTTTGGATATCATATAATAATGGTTGAAGGGAAAAAATGA